A portion of the Manduca sexta isolate Smith_Timp_Sample1 chromosome 20, JHU_Msex_v1.0, whole genome shotgun sequence genome contains these proteins:
- the LOC115444073 gene encoding uncharacterized protein LOC115444073, which yields MSTFDLKFETVFKVTMTCLHLNRAHPNIPRNIYWMAQFTPILALSILSFLLLGNSFLFHDVQSGNYTEASKNGVMAIVAFTIIVKYVILLYRQKDIKNLIATVNDDYEIAKDFCREEQDIVRKYAQKGVTACKFWLVSTFMTSSIFPIKAFVLMAYYYIYKGEVHLVPMFDMTYPGTMERDKNIIPIFCLLFFLCFLFDCFAGTMYIGFDPLVPIFMLHTCGQLELLSRRIIKLFADNKNPRIIEKELKLIIIKLQGLYRFVDLIKTYFAVLFEYNMKTTTFMMPLTAFQVLEALRRGQLNLEFTSFLTACMLQFYLPCYYSDLLMENNRNFRQAIYSCGWEKQPDKGVRQLILFMMTRASLTLGITTVFYEICLDTFAEMCRQSYAIFNLMNAAWS from the exons atgtcgacattcgatttaaaatttgaaaccGTTTTCAAAGTTACCATGACGTGTTTACATTTAAACCGTGCTCATCCTAATATCCCACGAAATATTTACTGGATGGCCCAGTTTACGCCAATTTTGGCTTTGTCAATTTTAAGCTTTCTTTTACTaggtaattcatttttatttcatgatgTTCAATCCGGTAATTACACTGAGGCCAGTAAAAATGGCGTAATGGCTATAGTCGCTTTCACGATCATTGTCAAATATGTAATCCTATTGTATCGCCAAAAAGatatcaaaaatttaattgcCACAGTAAATGATGATTACGAAATCGCTAAAGACTTCTGTCGCGAAGAACAAGATATTGTAAGGAAATATGCTCAGAAAGGCGTTACCGCTTGCAAATTTTGGCTCGTCTCTACATTCATGACGAGTTCAATATTCCCAATAAAAGCGTTTGTACTAATGgcatattactatatatataaagGAGAAGTTCACCTCGTTCCAATGTTCGATATGACGTACCCAGGAACGATGGaaagagataaaaatataatcccaATTTTTTGTTTGCTATTTTTTTTGTGCTTTCTTTTTGATTGTTTTGCTGGAACTATGTACATCGGATTTGATCCATTGGTGCCTATATTTATGCTTCATACTTGTGGACAACTCGAGTTACTGAGCCGAAGAATCATCAAATTATTTGCTGACAACAAGAATCCAAGGATTATAGAAAAAGAACTGAAACTGattattatcaaattacaaGGACTTTACAG ATTTGTCGATCTCATTAAAACTTACTTCGCAGTTCTGTTCGAATATAATATGAAGACAACCACTTTTATGATGCCGTTAACCGCATTTCAGGTTCTTGAG GCTCTTCGGCGTGGACAACTCAATTTGGAGTTCACATCATTCTTGACGGCTTGCATGCTACAATTCTACTTGCCCTGCTATTACAGTGATCTTCTTATGGAAAAT aatCGAAACTTCCGTCAGGCAATATACTCATGTGGTTGGGAAAAACAGCCCGATAAAGGGGTGCGTCAATTGATCCTGTTTATGATGACCAGAGCATCATTGACTCTGGGAATAACCACAGTATTCTATGAAATATGTTTGGACACATTCGCTGAG atgTGTCGTCAATCTTACGctatattcaatttaatgaaTGCAGCGTGGTCGTAA